AGGCTGAGCGCGACCAGCTCAATGCAGAGATCGCTGCGCTGCTCGAGATTCTCGGCAGCAAAGAGCGGCTGCAGGCCGTCGTCGCTGGCGAGCTCGATCAGGCCTCGGCTGCGTACGGCACTCCCCGTCGTACACTACTCACCGGCGCCGTCGCTCGTCCGTCTCGCGCAGCAGTCTCCCCTGACGCCATGCAAGTTGCAGACACGCCCTGCACCGTGCTCCTCTCGGCCACCGGCCGAGCCTTGCGCGTTGACCGGGATCCAGAGGCGCCCGACGCTCCCCGCGCCGCGCCGCGAGCCACTAAGCACGGAGCCGTCGCCGCGCGCGTCGCGACAACGGTGCGCGGTGAGCTCGGTGCGATCCTCTCAGACGGCACGCTTCACCGCTTCACGCCCGTTGATCTGCCACTCGTTCCCGGGGCATCGATTGCCTTCTCCGCGGGAGTGAAGCTCACTGAGTACATCGGTCTGAGCGACAAGAAGGTCAGGATCGTCGGCGTCGTGCCGCTGGATTCTGAGGAGCCCGTTGGCATCTTCACAGCCCAGGGAATCGTCAAGCGCGTCGTGCTGACGGAGCTCCCCGCACGCCCCGAGTTCGAAGTCATCACGCTCAAGACTGGCGACGCGGTTATCGCTGCGTTCCCAGCGCCTGATTCCGCCGAGTTCGCAGCGGTCACGAACGACGCGCAGCTGCTCCGGTTCGCGGCGTCGTCGGTACGACCCCAGGGCCGCCCTGCGGGCGGTATGGCCGGCATGAAGCTTGGCGCAGACGCCCGCGTCATTTTTGCGTCGGCAATTGCAGCAGACACGGAGGCGCGCGTCGCAACCGTCGCCGAGGGCTCGGACGAGAACGCACTACTCAGCACAGACTCCGCCTCTGCGAAGGTGTCAGACTGGGCAGAGTTCCCAGCCAAGGGACGAGCGACAGGAGGCGTTCGGGCTCAGCGCTTCCTCAAGGGCGAAGACAAGCTCGTTGTGGCGTGGGTGGGCACCGGCGAACCTCGGGCACTCGCCGCCGACGGCGCCACCCGGAAGCTGCCAGAGGAGCTCGGAAAGCGCGACGGCTCCGGAAGCCCGCTTGAGCACAGTGTGGCCTTTATCGGAGAGGCGCCTTAGCCTTTATTGGAGAAGCGCCTTAGCCCAGAGCGCGAATGTCAGCGTGCGGGGTGTGCGAGATCAAATCTCGCACACCCCGCAGAGCCTTCGACCGATCTCGCTTTCCGCCGATCTCGCTATCCACCGATCTCGCTATCCGCCGAGGGCGCGAATGACCTGGGCCGCGGCCACGTGCCCGCCAGCCTCCGCGAGCGCGACTGCGGTAAGTCCATCGCTCCCTGCCGACCGGGGGTCGGCGCCAGCCCGCAAGGCTGCAACGACCGCGGTCGTCTCCCCAGTCCGGGCAGCTTCGACGAGCGCCGCACCGGGATCAGACGGCGCGGCCGCGGCCGCCAACGACCGCAGCACCTCGGCCTGGCCTGAGAACCCACGCTCCTCCGCCATTTGAAGCGGAGTGAGGCCCTCGGATACCGACAGCCTGTCAAGCTCTGCACCCCCGGCGACTAGGACGCGCAGTGTCGCCAGGTAGGTTGGGTCATCGCGGCCAAGCCACACGGCCTCATGAATCGCCTGATATCCGATGTTGTTGACATGGTTGACGTCGACCCCTGCCCGGATCAAGACGCCCGAGACGTCCCAGTGGCCCCGCTCGGCCGCACGAATCAGTCCAGTTCCCTGCCAGCTGTCAAGTGCCTTTACGTCGCCGCCGTGCTTGAGGGTCAGACGCAAGAGCTCGAGGCGCCCCTCGCTCGTCGCGATAAGGTACGCCGACTGAACGGTGTCGTCTGCTGCATTCACGTCAGCGCCCCACTCGATCAGCTGCTCGGCCGCCACGACGTCGTTGGCCCAGGCAGCGTCCCGAAGACGCTGGTCAAGTTCAGCCTGGGTGAGATCTGGCTTCTCTGGGACTTCTGGCTCTGCCGGGACCTCCGGCTGTGCGCTCTCAGACGGAGCAGGCTTTGGCGTCCCGGTCGTCGTCGGGGGTGTCTCACCGGGCTCGGGAGCACAGGCAACGAGTCCGGTGAGACTCAGAGCCGCAAGCGCACTAGCGGCAATCGCCGCGCGTAGTCTGGCATTCATCAGTGTTTCTCCTCGGTCTTCTTCACCCAACCGTAGACGGGATTGGATGGGCATGTCTGGTCGTTCGCGACGGTCAATCGTGAGCTGTCCCGGCATTGGTATCGCACAGCTCGTGTGTGGGAAGGGTGGCCTACAACCCGATAAGTGCGACGCCGCAGACCACGACCGCCGCCGCCGCGAGCCGAAGTACTGGGTTGCTTTCGCGGAATCTGAAGACACCATACAGCCCAACGAGCACGACGCTCGTTTCACGCATGGGTGCGACGAGAGACAGTGGTGCGATCGTCGCCGCCGTCAGTACGAGCACGTACGAGAGCGGCGAAAGCACGCCGAAGGCGAGGAGGCTTCGCCAGTTCGCCCTGAGCTCGCCGCGAAGCCGCCGAGCAGGCTTCAACCCGCGAAGCCCCTCCGCGCCCATCATGCCTCCAAAAATGACTGCCTCCGCTGCACTTGTGCCGACCATGAACGCAACCGGAGCGATGCCGAAGCCGTTCACCATCGATACGTCCCAGAGTGTGTACGTGGCGATCGCGACCCCAGTCAATAAGCCAAACACAATCGACGGGTCGAAGCGCGCTTGGCGTTGGCCTCCGGCGAACTCTGTTCCTGCAGCGGACCGCGACCGGCCAATGAGGCCGAACGCGGTAACGCCGACAACTACGAGCAACACGCCCCCGAGCGAAAGCAGTCCGGGGCGTTCGCCGAACAGCAAGATCGACACGACCACGGTGAGGACGGGTCCGCTACCGCGGGCAGTCGCGTAGACCGTGCTCAGGTCTCCCGCGCGATAGCCGCGCTGCAGAACGAGCATGTAAAGCACGTGCAACACGCCAGACACGACGACGGCGCGCACGAACTCCCAGGCGCCGCTCGAGCCGACGCCGCCGGTAAACGGGATCGCCGCTGACCAGACAATGGCGCTGACAACGGCGCCCCACAAGAGGAACGGCACGCCAGACCTGCTCGACTTTGCAGCAAGTATGTTCCAGGCGGCGTGCGCGACGGCGGCGGCGAGTACGAGACCGAGGGCTGTGAGACTCATCGAGCGTTGACGCTAGGCGTCAATTCGCTCGCGGTCGAGATCATCGGCGTTCTCAATGATGAACTCCTTGCGTGGCGCGACGTCGTTCCCCATGAGCAGCTCAAACATTTGTGCTGCGGCGTGAGCGTCTTCAAGGCGCACTCGCCGAAGTGTGCGGTGCTCTCGGTCCATCGTTGTCTCAGCGAGCTGATCGGCATCCATCTCGCCGAGGCCCTTGTAGCGTTGGATCGGCTCCTGATACTTCTTCCCCCGCTTCCGGAGGTCGGCGAGCAGGGTCTGCAGTTCCTTCTCGCTGTAGGTGTATATCACGTCATTTGGCTTCCGGCCGGAGTTCTGCACGATGACCCGATGCAGAGGCGGGACAGCGGCGTAAACTCGGCCGGCCTCAAGCATCGGCCGCATGTAGCGGAAGAATAGAGTGAGCAGAAGGGTGCGAATGTGCGCGCCATCGACGTCGGCGTCGCTCATCAAAATCACCTTGCCGTAGCGGGCAGCATCTAGATCAAAATCGCGGCCCGAACCCGCTCCAATCACCTTGATGATTGCCCCGCACTCAGCGTTCGAGAGCATCTCGGCGAGCGATGCCTTCTGCACGTTGAGAATCTTGCCTCGAATTGGCAGGAGTGCCTGATACTCACTGTCACGCGCAGGTTTCGCGGTGCCAAGCGCGCTGTCGCCCTCGACGATGAACAGTTCAGAGTTCGCGACGTCCTTGGACCTGCAATCGATGAGCTTCGACGGCAGCGACGAACTCTCGAGGGTGCTCTTGCGGCGAGCAGTGTCGCGCTGCGCACGCATCGCGATCCGAGACTTCATCTCGGACACCATCTTCTCAAGCAGCGTCGAGGTTTGCGCTTTGTCGTGCTTCTTGGGTGAGTCGTACCGCTCGCTGAGCGCGCTCGTGACCGCGCGGGAGACAATCTGGCGCACTGCCGCAGTGCCGAGCACTTCCTTCGTCTGCCCCTCGAACTGCGGTTCAGGGACCCGGACGGTAACAACTGCTGTCAGTCCAGTGAGGATGTCATCTTTGTCGGGTTTATCTGAGCCAGCCTTCAGCTTGCGCGCATTGGTCTCGATCTGCTTCCTGAAGAACTTCGTGAGCCCCTGCTCAAAACCAGAGAGGTGCGTGCCACCCTTCGGTGTCGAGATAATATTCACAAAGCTCTGGATCTCCGTGTCGTAGCCGGTGCCCCAACGCAGTGCAATATCCACCTCACACTCGCGTTCGACCTCCCTCGAAACGAGATGGCCCGTCGTCTCGTCCATGACAGGAACTGTCTCCGTAAACTTCCCAGAGTCCTGGACGCGCCAGGTATCAGTGACAGGTGCGTCGAGGGCGAGAAAGTTAACGAACTCGGAGATTCCGCCCTCATAGTTGAAGCTATGCACCGCCGGCGCGCCAGACTCATCGAGAGATTCGGCTCGGTAATCGGAAATGTCGATCGTGAGCCCCGGGACGAGGAACGCGGTCTGACGCGCACGGCCAACCAGCGAATCGACTTCGAAGCGGGCGGTTGGCAGGAAGATCTGGGGATCCGCCCAGTAGCGAACTCGGGTGCCAGTGACACCCTTCTTCACCTTCCCGACGACCCGAAGCTCGGTGGCACGGTCAAAGGGCGTGAAGGGACTATCGGGCCCCGCGCCCGCGAACACACCCGGCTCGCCGTGGCGGAACGACATCGCCCACGTCTTGCCGTCGCGGTCAACCTCGACATCGAGGCGTGACGAGAGCGCGTTCACAACCGAGGCGCCGACACCGTGCAGGCCACCTGAGGACGCGTAGCCGCCACCGCCGAACTTACCGCCGGCGTGCAGCTTGGTGAAGACGAGCTCGACGCCGCTGAGGCCGCTTCGCGGCTCGACGTCCACTGGCACGCCGCGACCATTGTCTGCGACTGTGACTGACCCGTCATCGTGCAGCGTGATCTTGATGTCTGCACCGTGTCCGGCGAGGGCCTCATCGACCGAGTTGTCAATGATCTCCCAGAGGCAGTGCATAAGCCCGCGTGAATCGGTCGTGCCGATATACATGCCGGGTCGCTTGCGAACTGCTTCAAGCCCCTCGAGGACAGTGAGGTGCCTGGCGGAGTAACTGGATTCAGCCACGTGAAAGAACCTGCTTTCTTGGAGACTCACCCACTGTAGAACACACCTGCGACAGTCGGGCTGAGCGCGGGCGGCGAGTGAAGAACTCGCTGCCAAATATCCGTTCGCCGTACGCGTTGAGCGAAACAAGCGCAGCAAACAGGGCGCTTGCGGCATTGGGGTGGTTGGATAGAGGTAATTGAACTACCGGGAGGTGGCCATGAGCACACTGGAACAGACCGCTGACGTAGCGGACGTAACTGCGGCGGACCGTCCGCTCAGTGGACTTGATCGCTGCGATAGCTGCGGCGCACAAGCGTACGTTCGCGTGACACTTGGCGGAAGCGAGCTGCTCTTCTGCGCGCATCACGCGACAAAGCACGAGGCAAAGCTTCGCCCGATGGCTGAAGCCTGGCACGATGAGAGCCACAGACTGAACGCGTAGTTCTGTCCGCTGCAGGAGTGGGCCCGGGAGTTTCCCGGGCCCACTCCTTTTTTCGCGCGATTTGCGAGCCACTGCAGAGCAACGACGAAAGGGCACGGAGGAAACCTCCGTGCCCTTTCGAGCGAACCTCGCTCAGTCTTAATCCAGGTAGTCGCGCAGCTGCTGGCTCCGCGACGGATGGCGGAGCTTCGCCATTGTCTTCGACTCGATCTGACGAATACGCTCACGGGTGACACCGAAGGTGTCACCAATCTGGTCAAGCGTCTTCGGCATTCCGTCACCAAGACCAAAGCGCATCTTGATGACACCGGCCTCGCGCTCTGAGAGCGAGTCGAGCAGCTGCTCGAGCTGCTGCTGCAGCATAGTGAAGCCAACGGCGTCAGCGGGAACGATCGCCTCGGTGTCCTCGATCAGATCACCGAACTCGCTGTCGCCATCCTCGCCAAGCGGGGTGTGGAGCGAGATCGGCTCACGGCCGTACTTCTGGACCTCGATGACCTTCTCGGTCGTCATGTCCAGCTCGCGGCTCAGCTCTTCAGGTGTGGGCTCGCGACCGAGATCCTGCAGCATCTGTCGCTGCACGCGTGCAAGCTTGTTGATGACCTCAACCATGTGCACCGGAATACGAATCGTGCGCGCCTGGTCGGCCATCGCGCGCGTAATCGCCTGGCGGATCCACCACGTTGCGTACGTGGAGAACTTGAAGCCCTTGGTGTAGTCGAACTTCTCTACCGCGCGGATCAGACCGAGGTTGCCCTCCTGGATAAGGTCCAGGAACTGCATTCCTCGCCCTGTGTAACGCTTTGCAAGCGACACAACAAGGCGCAGGTTGGCTCCGAGCAGGTGGCTCTTTGCGCGCTGACCATCGCGGGCAACCCACTTCAGCTCGCGCTCAAGCTTCTTCGGAAGCCCCTTCTCAGTGCCAAGCTTCTCCTCGGCGAACAGGCCGGCCTCGATACGCATCGCAAGCTCGACCTCCTCAGCCGCGTTGAGCAGGGCGACCTTTCCGATCTGCTTGAGGTAATCCTTCACAGGGTCGGCAGTGGCGCCAGGGATCGCGGTCGTGACTGTCGGCACGTCCTCCTCGTCCCCGGCCTTCAGGACGATCGCTCCAGTCGGGAGAGGCTCTTGATGTTCTGCGGCCGGCTGCTCTTCCTCAGCCTGCTCGTCAACCTCAGTCGCTTCAGTATCGTCAGGCGCGTCGACGATTTCATCGACCGCCTTCTTCGCGCGGGTAGCTGGCTTCTTGGCGGGAGCCTTCTTCGCCGCAGTCGTCTTCGCTGCCGACGCGGCCTTCTTCGCCGGAGCCTTCTTCGCGGGCGCCTCGGCCGCGTTCTGTTCGTCGCTCTCAGCCGCCTTCGCCGCGCGAGACTTGGTCGTTGTCGCTGTTGCCACGCAACTTCCTCTCAGATCTCGTCGATGCGCGTCCAAAAAACTGCGCACACCATGAAAACCCATGTCAAGCCCGCGGTATTCCCGCGACGGTTGAATGGGTTCCTGCTTTCTATTATTGCACGGCTGGGCCGTCATTGTTTTCAGGGCCCTGCTGACGCTCCGCAAGGAACCGTTCAAGTTCACTCGCGAGCTGATCGGCGGTCGGCATCGTCCCCTCCTCGCCGAGCAAGGACGACGAACGGTCGCCGTGCGCTTCAACGTACGCGTCGAAGCGGCGCTCGAGGTTGTCAAGCATCTCTCGCGACTCCTCGTTCTCGGCGATCTGGCGATCAACCTGAGCCCTGAAATCGTGCGCACGTTCCTTTGCTTCATCAATTGCGAAAAGCAGTCCCGTCGCCGCCATCACGTTCTCGAGTGCTGCGGTGAGCAGTTCGGGGTACTCATTGTTTGCTAGGTAGTGGGGCACGAGATGGGCGAACCCGACAACCTCTTCACCAACACCGTGCAGCCTGTACTCAAGAAGATGCACAATGCTTGCAGGCAGCCGCGTGGTCGGCTTCCACGCCGAACGCTCCATGAGATCTTCGCGGGTGCCGCTCACAGTTGCCACGATCGGCCGCGTGTGAGGCACTGGCATCGGGATCGCCTGAACCCAGGTAGTCACCGACACCTCAAACTCGTGCACAAGCAGGAGGACGGACTCAACGAAGGCCTCCCACCGAAAGTCTGGCTCGAAGCCTGAAAGCAGCAGGAATGGCGCACCGAGCTCGTCGCGAGCGAGGCTCAGCGTAAGTTCTTCGGGGCTGTAGTCAGTGAAATGATCCTCATCAAACGTGATGAGGGGGCGACGGGCCCGGTAGTCGAGAAGGGCGTCAGTGTCGAAGCGGACGATCTCTTCGGGCGCGCACCGTTCCCACAGGTATTGCTCAAGCTGCGAGACCGCGTTTCCAGCGTCTGTCGAGCCCGAGAGCGCGACAACAAGAGGGAGGCCCTTGGCGACACTCGCACGGCGCTCCGCGTACACGGCAGAGAAGAGGTTTTCAGTCACGGTTCCATTCTACGAAACCAGGCGCTGAGCGGGACGAAATGCGCGAAGAGCGAACACTTGAGGTTCCGCTGCCGGAGATTCGCAGAAGTAGTAGGCTAAACGATGCGCACCGCATACCGCGCGGATCAGGCACAGTATTGAGACCCGAGGGAGACCCCACTTGGCCGAGCACCAGTTTGACATCGTAGTTCTTGGTGGCGGAAGCGCCGGATACGCGACCGCAGTCAGAGCAACACAGCTTGGAATGACCGCAGCGATCATTGAGAAGGACAAGCTCGGTGGCACATGTCTCCACCGTGGCTGCGTGCCGACGAAGGCCCTGCTTCATTCTGCAGAGGTCGCAGACGTAGCCCGCGAGGGCGCAACCTACGGCATCAACTCGTCCGTTGAGTCGATCGACATTGTCGCAGTGAACGCTTTCCGCGAGAAGCTCGTTGCAGGCAAGCACAAGGGCCTCCAGGGCCTCATCAAGGCGAACGGCATCACGGTCTTTGAAGGCGAGGGCCGTCTGGCTTCGCCGAACACTGTCCAGGTCGGGGCAGACACCGTCGTTGGTAAGAATGTCGTACTTGCTTCCGGCTCGTACTCGCGTTCGCTCCCGGGCCTCGAGATTGGTGGCCGCGTCATCACCAGCGAGCACGCACTCGAGCTGCAGGAGATCCCGAGCAAGGTCATCGTTCTCGGCGGCGGTGTCATCGGCGTCGAGTTCGCAAGTGTGTGGCGCTCGTTTGGCGCCGAGGTCACCATCGTTGAGGGCCTCCCCCACCTTGTGCCGAACGAAGAGGAGTCGGTCTCGAAGCAGCTCGAGCGCGCATTCCGCAAGCGTGGGATCGACTACAAGCTTGGCGTCCGTTTCCAGGGCGTCACGCAGGACGCTTCAAGTGTCACTGTGACTCTTGAAGACGGAACGACTCTCAGCGCCGACTACCTGCTGGTTGCAGTCGGCCGCGGCCCGGCAACGGCCGGACTCGGATATGAAGAAGCCGGAATCGAGATGGATCGCGGTTTCGTTCTGACCACCGAACGTCTCGCCACGAACGTTCCAGGCGTCTACGCCGTCGGCGATATTGTTCCCGGTCTGCAGCTCGCGCATCGCGGCTACCAGCAGGGCATCTTTGTTGCCGAGGAAATTGCGGGTCTTAACCCCGTCGTGGTCGCAGACGTCAACATCCCCAAGGTGACCTACTGTGACCCTGAAATCGCCTCCGTCGGTCTGACCGAGGCGAAGGCTGCTGAAAAGTACGGCGCCGAGAACATCTCGTCGTACGAGTACAACCTTGCGGGCAACGCCAAGAGCTCCATCCTCGGCACCGCAGGAACGGTGAAGGCCGTCCGACTGAACGACGGCCCCGTGCTCGGGGTCCACATGATTGGCGCTCGCGTCGGCGAGCTCGTCGGCGAGGCCCAGCTCATTGTGAACTGGGAGGCGTACCCCGAGGACGTCGCTCCGTTCGTGCACGGGCACCCGACCCAGAATGAGACCATCGGCGAAGCAATGCTCAAGCTCGCCGGCAAGCCGCTGCACGCCATCTAAGCGGCACCACAAGCTAGATCTAGAAGAAATTTAGAAGGAGAATCACGATGAGTGAATCGGTAGTCCTCCCCGCGCTGGGCGAGAGCGTCACCGAGGGGACGGTGACCCGCTGGCTGAAGCAGGTGGGCGAGACCGTAGCGGTCGACGAGCCGCTGCTCGAGGTCTCGACCGACAAGGTGGACACCGAGGTGCCTTCCCCAGTCGCCGGCGTGGTCGAAGAGATCCTCGTCCAGGAAGATGAGACCGCTGAGGTTGGCGCTGTGCTCGCGCGCATTGGCGATGGAAGCGGATCCGCTCCCGCAGCAGCGCCGGCTCCCGAACAGGCGGCTCCCGCAGCGCCAGCTCCTGCTGAGCCTGCTGCTCCGGCAGCTCCCGCTGAGACCGCCGCAGCACCTGCTGCCGCTGCACCAGCTCCGGCTCCTGCCGCCGGAGGCGACAGCCAGGACATCGTTCTGCCGTCGCTCGGCGAGTCAATCACCGAGGGCACTGTGACCCGCTGGCTGAAGCAGATCGGTGAGGCCGTCGAGGTCGACGAGCCGCTGCTCGAGGTGTCAACAGACAAGGTCGACACTGAGGTACCGTCACCCGTCGCGGGCATCCTCCAGGAGATGCTTGTCGGCGAGGACGAGACCGTAGAGGTTGGCGCAGTCCTCGCGCGCGTCGGGAGCGGAGCAGCTGCTCCGGCGGCGGCACCTGCTCCGGCACCGGCTGCGCCCGCAGCGGCACCAGCTCCGGCACCGGCTGCGCCCGCAGCAGCACCTGCACCGGCACCGGCTGCGCCCGCAGCGCCCGCAGCGCCTACACCGGCAGCGCCTGCACCGGCAGCACCCGCACCGGCAGCACCCGCACCGGCTGCAGAGACCGGCGGCTACGTCACCCCGATCGTCCGCAAGCTTGCGGGTGAGCGCGGCGTGGACCTCGCTACCGTGGTCGGAACTGGCGTTGGTGGCCGCATCCGCAAGGAAGACGTGCTCGCGGCTGCAGCGGCTGCTCCCGCGGCAGCAGCGGCCCCGGCTGCAGCAGCTCCTGCGCCTCGCGTTGTCTCCGAGCTCCGCGGCACGACGCAGAAGATGAGCCGCCTGCGCAAGGTCATCGCGGAGCGCGCCGTCGCTTCGATGCAGCAGACGGCTCAGCTCACGACAGTGGTGAAGGTCGACGTGACACGCGTCGCTCAGCTGCGCCAGGCGAAGAAGGATGAGTTCCTGGCGAAGACTGGTTCGAAGCTTTCCTTCATGCCGTTCTTCGCGCTCGCCGCTGCAGAGGCGCTACAGGCCTACCCTGTGATCAACTCGACAGTTGAAGGCGACCAGATCGTCTACCCGGCAACTGAAAACGTCAGCATCGCTGTCGACACTGAGCGTGGTCTCCTCACTCCTGTGCTTCGCGACGCAGGAACGAAGAACATCGCCCAGATCGCCGGTGAGATCGCTGATCTTGCCGCTCGCACCCGTGACAACAAGCTCACGCCGGACGAGCTGAGCGGCGGCACGTTCACGCTCACGAATACGGGTTCGCGCGGGGCACTGTTTGACACCCCGCTGGTGTTCCTTCCGCAGTCAGCAATTCTCGGCACTGGTGTTGTAGTGAAGGAGCCCGGGGTTGTTTCGACACCTGAGGGTGACTCGATCGCGATCCGGTCGACGGTGTACCTTGCGCTGTCGTACGATCACCGGACAATCGACGGTGCCGACGCTGCGCGTTTCCTCACGCAGATGAAGTCCCGCCTCGAAGAGGGCAACTTCGGGGCAGATCTCGGTATCTAGTTTCGACGATATGTGAGGGGTTCTGCGGCGCGATGTGCGCCGCAGAACCCCTCACTCGTTTGTGACGTAGTGGATCGTCCGCCCTCAGCTCGGCCCGCAAGCGTTGCCCCCTCGCACCGCCTGCAGCGTCACCGGCGCCTGGATCCATCGGCGAACAAGGCTCGCACAGCGCCAAACGATTCCTGTCGCAGAGGCGTGGGGGTGATTCGGCCAGCGACAGCGTGTCTGAGTGTCTCTCCGGCCGCATTCGACTCCCACGCCCTCATGTGAGCGAGTTCTGCAGCGACGTCACCAAATAGCTCGCCGAGAAACTCACTCGCGCCCACCGGGGCAACGCTCGTCGCCACGCTCGACAGCTCCCTGAGCGACACGCCGAAGCCGTGACATCCGGCATCGTGACCCGCCCGAAGATGCGCGACACCCTGTGCAACGCGCGCATTGCTCCGCCAGCCTGCTTCTGGGGGCAGCTCGATCAGCGCAACATCCGCCTGTGGGACGAGCCGACGCCGATACTTGCCTTCACCCGGAACGTGCAGCGTCAGCTTTCGGGCAACGTCTGCCCCGAGGCATGCCCCGTGCTCCCGCGCGGCGAACCCCGCGAAGCAGACACCAAGCATGAGGCTCGTCGTCTCCCCCGCCGACAGGAGTACTTTGGGCGGTTGACGGGAAGCATCGTTGGAAGTGCGCATGCATCTATCCTCGTCCTCGCTTGGGCCGGGGCCCCGTAGCATGGGGCAAATCTGTGCCTCTCGGGATAACCGGTGCGGGTGGGACGCCTGTGGGCGAGCCACCTCAGGAGCGAAAATCGCTCTGCCACGAGCGAACTCAGGCCGGGTTGCTCGAGCAGCGCCTGAGAAGCGGTACGATGGAAGGTATGGCAGAGGCGAAGCAGAAGTCCCCGGATCGCATCAAGCAGATGGTGCAGGTGTACAAGAACACCCGCACCCAAGACAAGCTGCTGACCCCGCTGATGCTGCTCTCCTTCGTCGGCCCGATCCTGGTGGCCGTGCTTCTCGCTTGGCTCCTGCCAGGCAACTGGTTTAGCTGGATCCTGTGGCCCCTCACCGGCATTCTTGCCGGACTGCTCATTGCGATGATCGTTCTTGGTCGCCGCGCCGAGGCAGTCGCATACGCGCAGATTGAGGGGCGTCCCGGCGCGGTTGGTGCAATCGTGCAGAGCGCACTTCGGCGTAGCTGGCGTGGGTCGGAGGTGCCCGTCGCGATGACCCGGCAGCAGGATGCGGTATACCGCGTCATCGGGCGCGGCGGAGTCGTACTCATTTCTGAGGGCTCGCGCCAGCGCACTCAGCGCATCGCGCAGGACGAGGAACGCAAACTCAAGCGCGCGATCTCAAACGTTCCGATCTCGCACCTCTACGTTGGCCCTGACGAGGGTTCGGTGGCATTGCCGAAGCTTTCGAAGGAGCTGCAAAAGATGAAGCGTGTACTCAATCGCAACGAGATCGCTGCTGTCTATAACCGGCTCTCGTCGCTTCAGGCGAGCCCCGTTGGAATCCCGAAGGGAATCGACCCGAATCGCGTCCGCGCACAGCGCCCGCGCTAAACCATGTCCCAGAAGTTTGGTGACCTCGCCCCCAGCGAGTATCCGGGGGAGCGTCTCGGTCTTCCCGAGGACGGGCCTCGCTCGGTCGGCCGTGTGGGGCGACGCCTGCTCGCGATCTGCATCGACTGGGCCCTCGCTTCCCTCCCCGCCTACCTCCTCATCGGAGGACCGCAGGCGATGTGGTGGCACTCTCTCATTTTTATGCTCATGCAGATCGTCTTCGTTCCGACAATCGGTGGTTCGCTCGGACATCGACTGGTCGGCCTGCAGGTTGTTCCGATCGCTGGCGGCTGGGTTGGCGTCTGGCGCCCCATCGTTCGCGCGGTGCTCGTCACACTCGTGATCCCAGCACTCGTCTGGGACAGCGACCAGCGCGGCTTTCACGACAAGATCGCAGGGACGGTACTGATTCGCGTCTAGGGCGCAGTCAACTCATCATGCGAAAACACGTTGTCACCGTCGACACCGTAGTTCGTCGCGCCGCAATACGTAACACGCCTGAAACACTGCTTCCACGCTCCCGAAACGCTGGAAGCATAGGCTTGACCTACGAAGCGGCAGACCGCCGCACCGAAAAGTGAGGATCCCGATGTTCAAGACTCCCCAGGAAGTCATCGACTATATCCGCGAAACCGACGTCAAGTTCCTTGACATCCGGTTCACCGATCTCCCCGGCGTGCAGCAGCACTT
Above is a window of Leucobacter aridicollis DNA encoding:
- a CDS encoding RDD family protein, translating into MSQKFGDLAPSEYPGERLGLPEDGPRSVGRVGRRLLAICIDWALASLPAYLLIGGPQAMWWHSLIFMLMQIVFVPTIGGSLGHRLVGLQVVPIAGGWVGVWRPIVRAVLVTLVIPALVWDSDQRGFHDKIAGTVLIRV
- the lpdA gene encoding dihydrolipoyl dehydrogenase → MAEHQFDIVVLGGGSAGYATAVRATQLGMTAAIIEKDKLGGTCLHRGCVPTKALLHSAEVADVAREGATYGINSSVESIDIVAVNAFREKLVAGKHKGLQGLIKANGITVFEGEGRLASPNTVQVGADTVVGKNVVLASGSYSRSLPGLEIGGRVITSEHALELQEIPSKVIVLGGGVIGVEFASVWRSFGAEVTIVEGLPHLVPNEEESVSKQLERAFRKRGIDYKLGVRFQGVTQDASSVTVTLEDGTTLSADYLLVAVGRGPATAGLGYEEAGIEMDRGFVLTTERLATNVPGVYAVGDIVPGLQLAHRGYQQGIFVAEEIAGLNPVVVADVNIPKVTYCDPEIASVGLTEAKAAEKYGAENISSYEYNLAGNAKSSILGTAGTVKAVRLNDGPVLGVHMIGARVGELVGEAQLIVNWEAYPEDVAPFVHGHPTQNETIGEAMLKLAGKPLHAI
- the sucB gene encoding 2-oxoglutarate dehydrogenase, E2 component, dihydrolipoamide succinyltransferase is translated as MSESVVLPALGESVTEGTVTRWLKQVGETVAVDEPLLEVSTDKVDTEVPSPVAGVVEEILVQEDETAEVGAVLARIGDGSGSAPAAAPAPEQAAPAAPAPAEPAAPAAPAETAAAPAAAAPAPAPAAGGDSQDIVLPSLGESITEGTVTRWLKQIGEAVEVDEPLLEVSTDKVDTEVPSPVAGILQEMLVGEDETVEVGAVLARVGSGAAAPAAAPAPAPAAPAAAPAPAPAAPAAAPAPAPAAPAAPAAPTPAAPAPAAPAPAAPAPAAETGGYVTPIVRKLAGERGVDLATVVGTGVGGRIRKEDVLAAAAAAPAAAAAPAAAAPAPRVVSELRGTTQKMSRLRKVIAERAVASMQQTAQLTTVVKVDVTRVAQLRQAKKDEFLAKTGSKLSFMPFFALAAAEALQAYPVINSTVEGDQIVYPATENVSIAVDTERGLLTPVLRDAGTKNIAQIAGEIADLAARTRDNKLTPDELSGGTFTLTNTGSRGALFDTPLVFLPQSAILGTGVVVKEPGVVSTPEGDSIAIRSTVYLALSYDHRTIDGADAARFLTQMKSRLEEGNFGADLGI
- a CDS encoding DUF4191 domain-containing protein, giving the protein MAEAKQKSPDRIKQMVQVYKNTRTQDKLLTPLMLLSFVGPILVAVLLAWLLPGNWFSWILWPLTGILAGLLIAMIVLGRRAEAVAYAQIEGRPGAVGAIVQSALRRSWRGSEVPVAMTRQQDAVYRVIGRGGVVLISEGSRQRTQRIAQDEERKLKRAISNVPISHLYVGPDEGSVALPKLSKELQKMKRVLNRNEIAAVYNRLSSLQASPVGIPKGIDPNRVRAQRPR